One Kribbella sp. NBC_00662 genomic region harbors:
- a CDS encoding PucR family transcriptional regulator, protein MVKGTKAHLARAERLQGATGALATAAMAAMEDKLPWFAKLSAQDRSWIGLVAQSGISAFVEWFRDPDAHSSMPTRIFGSAPREFTRVISLHQTVDLVRTTIETIETTIGTLLPPDDVPIVHEAIQRYAREVAFAAATVYAQAAEMRGAWDARLEALLVDSVIRGEADESVRSRASALGWTGAAGTTGSAEVAVVVGRAGDTETTSNVADMVRQAAREAGADALCAIQGDRLVVVLGGTSKPVEIVQKLAQWFGPGPIVVGPVVKDLMSAVTSARAAVAGLRAAVAWPGAPRPVQADELLPERSLSGDGHARRQLANEVYGPLTVGDGVLLDTVSAYLDSGGSIEATARAMFIHANTVRYRLKRVADITAYNPLDPRDAFTLRVALTLGRLLNPEPGTTVL, encoded by the coding sequence GTGGTGAAGGGGACGAAGGCGCATCTGGCGCGGGCGGAGCGGTTGCAGGGCGCGACCGGGGCGCTCGCCACCGCTGCGATGGCGGCGATGGAGGACAAGCTCCCCTGGTTCGCGAAGCTCTCGGCGCAAGACCGGTCCTGGATCGGGCTGGTCGCACAGTCGGGCATCTCGGCGTTCGTCGAATGGTTCCGCGACCCGGACGCGCACTCCTCGATGCCGACCCGGATCTTCGGGTCCGCGCCGCGCGAGTTCACCCGGGTCATCTCGCTGCACCAGACGGTCGACCTGGTCCGGACGACGATCGAGACCATCGAGACCACCATCGGCACGCTGCTCCCGCCCGACGACGTACCGATCGTCCACGAGGCCATCCAGCGCTACGCCCGTGAGGTCGCCTTCGCCGCGGCCACTGTCTACGCGCAGGCCGCCGAGATGCGCGGCGCCTGGGACGCCCGGCTCGAAGCCCTGCTCGTCGACTCGGTCATCCGCGGCGAGGCCGACGAGTCGGTCCGGTCACGCGCATCGGCCCTCGGCTGGACGGGCGCCGCCGGTACGACGGGATCCGCGGAAGTCGCCGTGGTCGTCGGGCGGGCCGGGGACACCGAAACCACCTCGAACGTGGCCGACATGGTCCGTCAGGCCGCCCGTGAGGCCGGCGCCGACGCACTGTGCGCGATCCAGGGCGACCGTCTGGTCGTGGTCCTCGGGGGTACGAGCAAACCTGTCGAGATCGTACAAAAACTGGCCCAATGGTTTGGACCCGGCCCGATCGTCGTCGGCCCGGTCGTGAAGGACCTGATGTCGGCCGTCACCTCGGCCCGGGCCGCCGTCGCCGGCCTTCGCGCCGCGGTCGCCTGGCCCGGTGCGCCGCGACCGGTCCAGGCCGACGAACTGCTCCCCGAACGGTCACTCTCCGGAGACGGCCACGCCCGGCGCCAGCTCGCCAACGAGGTCTACGGCCCGCTCACGGTCGGCGATGGCGTGCTGCTCGACACGGTTTCGGCGTACCTGGACTCCGGCGGATCGATCGAGGCGACGGCCCGGGCGATGTTCATCCACGCCAATACCGTCCGGTACCGCTTGAAGCGTGTGGCCGACATCACGGCGTACAACCCGCTCGATCCCCGCGACGCTTTCACATTGCGTGTCGCACTGACCTTGGGCCGCCTGCTCAATCCGGAGCCGGGAACCACCGTTTTGTAG
- a CDS encoding flavin-containing monooxygenase: MNTIIIGAGQAGLATGYHLQRLGEPFTILDGNARVGDQWRSHWDSLKLYSPAKYDGLPGLRFPGDPWHYPGKDEVADYLASYAERFALPIRQNTRVDRLERLDDQWIVTVGREQLTADNVVVATGTFGRTPYLPDFAVDLDPAIRQLHSSEYQRPEQLKDGAVLVVGGSHSGTDIAYEVAPTHHTILCGRDPGQVPFTPGQPSQAFFWPLMLFAWRHVLTRRTPMGKKEMDHIRHHGGPMIRVKRADLLERGVERVPARVTGTQDGLPMLADGRVLDVANVVWATGFRQVFDWIKMPLVGADGWPREYRGVAENAPGLFFCGLSFQYAFSSMVLPGVGRDAAYVAKRISARVRSERSLAVA, translated from the coding sequence ATGAACACGATCATCATCGGCGCAGGACAGGCCGGGCTCGCCACCGGTTACCACCTACAGCGGCTCGGCGAGCCGTTCACGATCCTCGACGGCAACGCGCGGGTGGGAGACCAGTGGCGGTCGCACTGGGACAGCCTCAAGCTCTACTCGCCGGCGAAGTACGACGGCCTGCCCGGCCTCCGGTTCCCGGGCGATCCGTGGCACTACCCGGGCAAGGACGAGGTCGCCGACTACCTCGCGTCGTACGCCGAGCGCTTCGCCCTGCCGATCCGGCAGAACACCCGGGTCGACAGGCTCGAGCGGCTCGATGACCAGTGGATCGTCACGGTCGGGCGCGAGCAGCTCACCGCCGACAACGTCGTCGTCGCCACCGGCACCTTCGGGCGTACGCCGTACCTCCCGGACTTCGCGGTCGACCTGGACCCGGCGATCAGGCAACTGCACTCGTCGGAGTACCAGCGGCCGGAGCAGCTCAAGGACGGAGCGGTTCTCGTGGTCGGCGGGTCGCACTCCGGCACCGACATCGCGTACGAGGTCGCGCCGACGCATCACACGATCCTGTGCGGTCGCGATCCCGGGCAGGTGCCGTTCACGCCCGGACAGCCCAGCCAGGCGTTCTTCTGGCCGCTGATGCTGTTCGCGTGGCGGCATGTGCTCACCCGCCGGACGCCGATGGGCAAGAAGGAGATGGACCACATCCGGCACCACGGCGGCCCGATGATCCGGGTCAAGCGGGCAGATCTGCTCGAGCGCGGGGTCGAGCGGGTGCCGGCCCGGGTCACCGGGACCCAGGACGGTCTGCCGATGCTGGCCGACGGACGGGTGCTGGACGTCGCGAACGTGGTCTGGGCGACCGGATTCCGGCAGGTGTTCGACTGGATCAAGATGCCGCTCGTCGGCGCCGACGGCTGGCCGCGCGAGTACCGCGGGGTGGCCGAGAACGCACCCGGTCTGTTCTTCTGCGGGCTGTCGTTCCAGTACGCCTTCAGTTCGATGGTGCTGCCCGGGGTCGGGCGGGACGCGGCGTACGTCGCCAAGCGGATCTCGGCCCGGGTCCGCAGCGAGCGGAGTCTTGCCGTCGCCTGA
- a CDS encoding LuxR C-terminal-related transcriptional regulator gives MGIVDDLQRARIAFERRDWAAAYDRLTAADGEPATAGLGADDLMTLAMAAFLLGDIDASIRALQRGYRRRIDDGEVLGAVRFAFWLARVHNGRGEGAVGSGWAARAERLLADQSGDVVERGYLLIHDFFRCVDRGDLAGAVAIGDEIVSVARRHDDPDLLAQGLVCKGRMMMYAGQVPEGLAILDEAMVGVAAGELSPIFAGTVYCAMIDACQEVLDFARASAWTTALTRWCDSQPDLVPFTGQCAVHRGQILRLHAAYPEALAEFEDACQRYAALGYDVAAGLAMSERGDVLRIRGEYAAAESSYDQAASYGYEAQPGRALLMTARGRVSGAVAAVRRLLAETGDPVHRSRLLAGAVEVLLAGDELAEAEEAAGQLSTIAEEFGCVGLRASAAYCLALVALEGEDPDRALPQARAAAQLWGELRAPYEVARAKVLVGRAVRMLGDDDSGTAELTAACRTFAELGADAARQEADKLIGRSAGGLTGRELDVLRLVAVGNSNAEIAGLLVLSDKTVARHLTNIFAKLDVPSRTAAAAYARDHDLL, from the coding sequence ATGGGGATTGTCGACGATCTGCAGCGAGCCCGGATCGCGTTCGAGCGACGCGACTGGGCCGCTGCGTACGACCGCCTGACCGCGGCCGACGGGGAGCCGGCGACGGCCGGTCTCGGCGCGGACGACCTGATGACGCTGGCGATGGCCGCGTTCCTGCTCGGCGACATCGATGCCTCCATCCGGGCACTGCAGCGCGGATACCGGCGGCGGATCGACGACGGCGAGGTACTGGGCGCCGTGCGGTTCGCGTTCTGGCTGGCCCGTGTGCACAACGGCCGCGGTGAGGGCGCGGTCGGCAGCGGGTGGGCCGCACGGGCCGAACGGCTGCTGGCCGACCAGTCCGGCGATGTGGTGGAGCGGGGATACCTGCTGATCCACGACTTCTTCCGCTGCGTGGATCGCGGCGATCTCGCCGGCGCGGTGGCCATCGGCGACGAGATCGTCAGCGTCGCGCGCCGGCACGACGATCCGGATCTGCTCGCGCAAGGGCTGGTGTGCAAGGGCCGGATGATGATGTACGCCGGTCAGGTGCCGGAAGGCCTCGCCATCCTCGACGAGGCGATGGTCGGCGTCGCGGCCGGCGAGCTCTCACCGATCTTCGCCGGCACGGTCTACTGCGCGATGATCGACGCCTGCCAGGAGGTCCTCGACTTCGCCCGGGCATCGGCGTGGACGACAGCACTCACGCGCTGGTGCGACTCACAGCCGGACCTGGTGCCGTTCACCGGGCAGTGCGCCGTACATCGGGGACAGATCCTGCGGCTGCATGCGGCGTACCCGGAGGCGCTGGCGGAGTTCGAGGACGCGTGCCAGCGGTATGCGGCGTTGGGGTACGACGTGGCAGCCGGGCTGGCGATGAGCGAGCGCGGCGACGTACTGCGGATCCGCGGTGAGTACGCCGCGGCGGAGTCGTCGTACGACCAGGCCGCCAGCTACGGGTACGAGGCGCAGCCGGGGCGAGCATTGCTGATGACGGCGCGTGGGCGGGTGTCGGGCGCGGTTGCTGCAGTACGGCGGCTGCTCGCGGAAACGGGTGATCCGGTGCATCGATCGCGGCTGCTGGCGGGGGCGGTTGAGGTCCTGCTCGCGGGTGACGAGCTGGCCGAGGCCGAGGAGGCTGCTGGTCAGCTGTCGACGATCGCCGAGGAGTTCGGGTGTGTGGGGTTGCGGGCGTCCGCGGCGTACTGTCTCGCGCTGGTGGCGCTCGAGGGTGAGGATCCGGATCGGGCACTACCGCAGGCGCGGGCAGCGGCGCAACTGTGGGGCGAGCTGCGAGCGCCGTACGAGGTGGCACGGGCGAAGGTCCTTGTCGGGCGGGCGGTGCGGATGCTCGGAGACGACGACTCGGGCACTGCCGAGCTGACCGCGGCCTGCCGGACGTTCGCCGAGCTCGGGGCCGACGCGGCGCGTCAGGAGGCCGACAAGTTGATCGGCCGCAGCGCCGGTGGGCTCACCGGGCGGGAACTGGACGTCCTCCGGTTGGTTGCAGTGGGCAACAGTAACGCCGAGATCGCCGGACTGCTGGTGCTGAGCGACAAGACGGTCGCGCGGCATCTCACCAACATCTTCGCGAAGCTCGACGTACCGTCACGGACGGCGGCCGCGGCGTACGCCCGGGATCACGACCTGCTGTGA
- a CDS encoding TetR/AcrR family transcriptional regulator, translated as MTDGTPSTYGTQRKAAARNRVAIIEAAHDLFADNPLVPLSEVAKRAGVGAGTLYRHFPTREDLILAAYQHDIERLTVAADEVLARHSSAKAAFIEWFETLSAYIRIKHGLGDALHSAATQELISASWAPTTAAVAKLVDACVAEGTIAPGHDPADIIMLMSFLWRVANNEEGVTQGRRLIAAVFSGLKDAPQPI; from the coding sequence ATGACCGACGGGACCCCGAGCACCTACGGCACGCAGCGCAAGGCCGCCGCGCGCAACCGGGTCGCGATCATCGAGGCCGCTCATGACTTGTTCGCGGACAACCCGCTCGTGCCGCTGAGTGAAGTCGCCAAGCGCGCGGGCGTGGGCGCCGGAACGCTGTACCGGCACTTCCCCACCCGCGAGGACCTGATCCTGGCGGCGTACCAGCACGACATCGAGCGTCTGACCGTCGCCGCCGACGAGGTGCTGGCACGTCACTCATCGGCCAAGGCTGCGTTCATCGAGTGGTTCGAGACACTGTCGGCCTACATCCGCATCAAGCACGGTCTCGGCGACGCGTTGCACAGCGCCGCGACCCAGGAGCTGATCAGTGCCTCCTGGGCGCCGACCACCGCCGCGGTAGCGAAGCTGGTCGACGCCTGCGTGGCCGAGGGCACGATTGCCCCCGGGCATGACCCCGCCGACATCATCATGCTGATGAGCTTCCTGTGGCGCGTCGCGAACAACGAGGAAGGCGTGACTCAGGGACGACGACTGATCGCCGCCGTGTTCTCCGGCCTGAAGGACGCGCCCCAGCCGATCTGA
- a CDS encoding DUF998 domain-containing protein yields MSDLKLGATGLNGAEVNSVVRGGAAGRRGAILILLGPLVSWVAEFVTAAAWQNPHYSPFYNWVSHLGLTGPSQVAFGQVGNSPLGAVMDTGWVLYGVLLIVGALLTFDPRKGARPVAIVVLAVLSGVGVSLVGLFQGSSANVANGLIAFHTSGAQGVMLAGNVMAIVVGASGARIGLGRGRRIASIVLGIVGLAAFPVFMADVLTGWAWNIGMFERAVIYPIMIGHVLLGSGLMVARDRRRSAHYVLSAETLARSTHV; encoded by the coding sequence ATGAGTGATCTGAAGCTCGGCGCCACCGGCCTGAACGGCGCTGAAGTGAACTCGGTCGTCCGCGGCGGCGCCGCCGGCCGCCGCGGCGCGATCCTGATATTGCTCGGCCCATTGGTGTCATGGGTGGCGGAGTTCGTGACGGCCGCGGCCTGGCAGAACCCGCACTACTCGCCGTTCTACAACTGGGTCAGCCACCTCGGTCTGACCGGTCCGAGCCAAGTCGCGTTCGGGCAAGTCGGAAACTCCCCGCTGGGCGCGGTCATGGACACCGGCTGGGTCCTCTACGGCGTCCTGCTCATCGTCGGCGCACTGCTGACCTTCGATCCGCGCAAGGGGGCCCGACCCGTCGCGATCGTCGTACTGGCGGTCCTGTCCGGCGTCGGTGTGTCGCTGGTGGGTCTCTTCCAAGGCTCCAGCGCGAACGTGGCGAACGGTCTGATCGCCTTCCACACATCCGGCGCGCAGGGCGTGATGCTGGCCGGCAACGTCATGGCGATCGTCGTCGGCGCCAGCGGCGCCCGAATCGGTCTGGGTCGCGGCCGCCGGATCGCGAGCATCGTGCTTGGCATTGTCGGCCTGGCCGCGTTCCCGGTGTTCATGGCCGATGTGCTCACCGGCTGGGCGTGGAACATCGGGATGTTCGAACGCGCCGTGATCTACCCGATCATGATCGGCCACGTGCTCCTCGGCAGCGGCCTGATGGTCGCCCGAGACCGGCGCCGATCCGCCCACTACGTTCTCTCCGCTGAGACGCTTGCGAGGTCGACTCATGTCTGA
- a CDS encoding pirin family protein, producing the protein MSDLEKDPAEVIGTGDCEGPALELLEGREVVLGRSTTVRRLLPNKNRRMVGAWCFVDHYGPDDLTQRVDSYDVPGERGMQVPPHPHTSLQTVSWLFEGEIEHRDSVGSHAFVRPGELNIMTAGNGIAHSEISTPTAPPMLHGAQLWVALPNAVRTTTPPAFDAYADLPEVDLDGAHATVMIGTVAGVTSPAPAYTPLVGADITVEPGRTLALPLTPSNEYAVLVVDGSLAVGDLHPGFGEMVYLGANRESINLVASDNGVRFLLLGGEPFEEQLVMWWNFIGRSHEEIVAARNSWQEAIAARGNDRFAMVPGYDGEPLPAPPLPATTLKPRPRSR; encoded by the coding sequence ATGAGCGATCTCGAGAAGGATCCGGCGGAAGTCATCGGCACCGGGGACTGCGAAGGCCCCGCGCTGGAGCTGCTCGAAGGGCGGGAGGTGGTGCTCGGCCGGTCGACGACCGTACGCCGCCTGCTGCCCAACAAGAACCGTCGCATGGTCGGCGCGTGGTGCTTCGTGGACCATTACGGGCCTGACGATCTGACCCAGCGCGTGGACTCGTACGACGTACCGGGGGAGCGCGGTATGCAGGTCCCGCCGCATCCGCACACGAGTCTGCAGACGGTCAGCTGGTTGTTCGAGGGTGAGATCGAGCACCGCGACAGCGTCGGCTCGCACGCGTTCGTCCGGCCGGGCGAGCTCAACATCATGACCGCCGGCAACGGGATCGCGCACTCCGAGATCTCGACCCCGACCGCGCCGCCGATGCTGCACGGCGCGCAACTGTGGGTCGCGCTGCCCAACGCGGTCCGTACGACGACCCCGCCGGCCTTCGACGCGTACGCCGACCTCCCGGAGGTCGACCTCGACGGCGCCCACGCAACCGTCATGATCGGCACGGTCGCCGGCGTCACCTCGCCCGCACCGGCCTACACCCCGCTCGTCGGCGCCGACATCACCGTCGAGCCCGGTCGCACGCTGGCACTCCCGCTGACCCCGTCCAACGAGTACGCCGTACTCGTCGTCGACGGCTCGCTCGCGGTCGGGGATCTGCATCCCGGCTTCGGCGAGATGGTCTACCTGGGCGCGAACCGCGAGTCGATAAATCTAGTTGCCTCTGACAACGGTGTCCGCTTCCTCCTGCTCGGCGGCGAACCCTTCGAGGAGCAGCTGGTGATGTGGTGGAACTTCATTGGCCGCTCCCACGAAGAGATCGTCGCCGCCCGCAACTCCTGGCAGGAAGCGATCGCTGCCCGCGGCAACGACCGCTTCGCCATGGTCCCCGGCTACGACGGCGAGCCGCTCCCGGCTCCGCCGTTGCCGGCCACCACGCTCAAACCGCGACCGCGGTCACGCTGA
- a CDS encoding SDR family oxidoreductase — protein MSEVLVTGGSGYIGSWCVLALLANGHTVRTTVRDLKKEPAVRAMLRAGGAPEDAKLTVLAADLQQDAGWREAVERCDYVLHVASPTLNNLSSSDADMVGPARDGVLRVLQAAREAGVQRVVLTSAFGAVGMGHPEKSRVFTEEDWSNVDAGIAPYQKSKTLAEKAAWEFVAENGDIELAVVNPVGVFGPVLGSDYSPSLGLVQRMLDGDLPALPKFAMGYVDVRDVADLHLRAMTDPAAAGERFLAISGHSLWTREIAAILRDRLGDRASKVPTRELPVWTARLLARVNPGLRILRPQLGRNFDATSDKAQRMLGWSPRPIEDTIVDTAESLLALNGATVQPRRHTDIRQTS, from the coding sequence ATGTCTGAAGTGCTTGTCACGGGCGGTTCGGGATACATCGGCAGCTGGTGCGTTCTCGCGCTGCTGGCGAACGGTCACACCGTGCGCACCACCGTGCGCGATCTGAAGAAGGAGCCCGCGGTGCGGGCCATGCTGCGGGCCGGAGGTGCGCCCGAGGACGCGAAGCTGACCGTATTGGCGGCGGACCTCCAGCAGGACGCCGGCTGGCGTGAGGCGGTCGAGCGCTGCGACTATGTGCTCCATGTCGCCTCCCCCACCCTGAACAACCTGTCCAGCAGCGACGCCGACATGGTCGGTCCCGCTCGGGACGGTGTGCTGCGCGTCCTGCAGGCGGCGCGCGAGGCCGGTGTGCAGCGGGTGGTTCTGACGTCGGCGTTCGGGGCGGTCGGGATGGGACATCCGGAGAAGTCGCGGGTGTTCACCGAGGAGGACTGGAGCAATGTGGACGCCGGTATCGCGCCGTACCAGAAGTCCAAGACGCTGGCGGAGAAGGCGGCCTGGGAGTTCGTCGCCGAGAACGGCGATATCGAGTTGGCAGTGGTGAACCCCGTCGGCGTGTTCGGCCCTGTTCTCGGCTCCGACTACTCGCCGTCGCTGGGCCTGGTGCAGCGGATGCTGGACGGTGACCTGCCCGCGCTGCCGAAATTCGCGATGGGATACGTGGACGTGCGCGACGTGGCGGACCTGCACCTGCGGGCGATGACCGATCCGGCCGCGGCTGGAGAACGCTTCCTCGCGATCTCCGGGCACAGCCTGTGGACGCGCGAGATCGCGGCAATCCTGCGCGACCGCCTCGGCGATCGCGCCTCCAAGGTACCCACGCGCGAACTACCGGTGTGGACGGCGCGACTCCTCGCCCGGGTCAACCCGGGGCTGCGCATCCTGCGGCCGCAGCTGGGCAGGAACTTCGACGCCACCTCGGACAAGGCGCAGCGGATGCTGGGCTGGTCACCACGGCCGATCGAGGACACCATCGTCGACACGGCGGAGAGCCTGCTCGCACTGAACGGCGCGACCGTCCAACCGCGGCGCCACACCGACATACGACAAACCTCGTAG
- a CDS encoding acyltransferase domain-containing protein gives MLVIVAPGQGAQTPGFLEPWLADPVFESRLNWLSAVAGLDLAHYGTQADADTIRDTAIAQPLLVASSMLAALAVFPHPADAITKVGAVAGHSVGELAAAAGTGVLTAEQAMVLVRERGKAMAAAAAQTATSMTAVLGGDRDEILAKLAEHGLTAANDNGPGQIVAAGTVEELAALAADPPAKTRLIPLSVAGAFHTKHMEPAVQTLAKYATAISTHDPRTRLISNRDGHVVHDGRDVLQRLVNQVNAPVRWDLCMQTMSDLDVTGILELPPAGTLTGIARRALKGVETFALKTPDQLDDARAFVDKHGSPSEIDASPTWRLLVAPIKGTFTRAVDVRRESGDTVAAGEVVAKVASLRDEVEVTAPHGGIVVEWLAEEGDPVAPGQPLVRLHPAGSPA, from the coding sequence GTGCTCGTCATCGTCGCGCCCGGTCAGGGTGCCCAGACCCCAGGATTCCTCGAGCCGTGGCTGGCGGATCCCGTGTTCGAGAGCCGGCTGAACTGGCTCTCCGCGGTGGCCGGTCTCGACCTCGCCCACTACGGCACGCAGGCCGACGCGGACACGATCCGCGACACCGCGATCGCCCAGCCGCTGCTGGTCGCGTCCAGCATGCTGGCCGCGCTGGCGGTGTTCCCGCACCCGGCCGACGCGATCACCAAGGTCGGCGCGGTCGCCGGCCACAGCGTCGGTGAGCTCGCCGCCGCGGCCGGCACCGGCGTGCTGACCGCCGAGCAGGCGATGGTCCTGGTCCGCGAGCGCGGCAAGGCGATGGCCGCCGCGGCGGCGCAGACCGCGACCTCGATGACCGCGGTCCTGGGCGGTGACCGCGACGAGATCCTGGCCAAGCTCGCCGAGCACGGCCTGACCGCTGCGAACGACAACGGCCCCGGCCAGATCGTTGCCGCCGGCACCGTTGAGGAGCTGGCCGCGCTGGCCGCCGACCCGCCGGCCAAGACCCGGCTGATCCCGCTGTCGGTCGCGGGCGCGTTCCACACCAAGCACATGGAGCCGGCGGTGCAGACGCTGGCGAAGTACGCGACCGCCATCAGCACGCACGACCCGCGGACCCGCCTGATCTCGAACCGCGACGGCCACGTCGTCCACGACGGCCGGGACGTCCTGCAGCGGCTGGTGAACCAGGTGAACGCGCCGGTCCGCTGGGACCTGTGCATGCAGACCATGTCGGACCTCGACGTGACCGGCATCCTCGAGCTGCCGCCGGCGGGCACGCTGACCGGTATCGCGCGGCGTGCGCTGAAGGGTGTCGAGACGTTCGCGCTCAAGACCCCGGACCAGCTCGACGACGCCCGCGCGTTCGTGGACAAGCACGGCAGCCCGTCCGAGATCGACGCCTCCCCGACCTGGCGCCTGCTGGTCGCCCCGATCAAGGGCACCTTCACCCGCGCGGTCGACGTACGCCGGGAGTCCGGTGACACCGTTGCTGCCGGTGAGGTCGTGGCGAAGGTGGCGAGCCTGCGTGACGAGGTCGAGGTGACCGCCCCGCACGGCGGCATCGTGGTCGAGTGGCTGGCCGAGGAGGGCGACCCGGTCGCCCCGGGGCAGCCGCTGGTCCGCCTGCACCCGGCCGGGAGCCCGGCATGA
- a CDS encoding PHP domain-containing protein: protein MTDKAGVEDAIAALRAIGYYLERDRQPTHRVKAYRRAADTIAALPAAEVRARRRAGTLTELAGIGPKTEAVIVEAMDGATPSYLVKLEEAAGELTTAGKQMRADLKADLHLHSEWSDGGSPIEEMARTAHRLGHSYMALTDHSPRLTVANGLSRERRLQQLEVVAELNKKLADELDGFQILNGIEVDINEDGTLDCDTEILARLDVVVASVHSKLRMASEPMTERMVRAIANPHVDVLGHCTGRLITGGRGTRPESEFDPEVVFEACRQFGTAVEINSRPERLDPPKRLLSLAVEMGCMFSIDTDAHAPGQLDWQVYGCERAEDCGVTPDRVINTWDQQQLLEWTAS from the coding sequence ATGACGGACAAAGCGGGCGTGGAGGACGCGATCGCGGCACTGCGCGCCATCGGGTACTACCTCGAGCGGGACCGGCAGCCGACGCACCGGGTGAAGGCCTACCGGCGGGCCGCCGACACGATCGCCGCGCTACCGGCCGCCGAGGTGCGCGCTCGCCGCCGCGCCGGGACGCTGACCGAGCTCGCCGGGATCGGCCCGAAGACCGAGGCCGTCATCGTCGAGGCGATGGACGGCGCGACCCCGTCGTACCTGGTCAAGCTGGAAGAGGCCGCGGGTGAGCTGACCACCGCGGGCAAGCAGATGCGTGCGGACCTCAAGGCCGATCTGCATCTGCACTCGGAGTGGTCCGACGGCGGCAGTCCGATCGAGGAGATGGCGCGTACGGCGCATCGCCTCGGCCACTCGTACATGGCGCTGACCGACCACTCGCCCCGGCTGACCGTCGCCAACGGGCTGTCCCGCGAACGCCGTCTCCAGCAGCTCGAGGTCGTTGCCGAGCTCAACAAGAAGCTGGCCGACGAGCTGGACGGCTTCCAGATCCTGAACGGGATCGAGGTCGACATCAACGAGGACGGCACGCTCGACTGCGACACCGAGATCCTGGCCCGGCTGGACGTGGTCGTCGCCAGCGTGCATTCGAAGCTCCGGATGGCGTCCGAACCGATGACCGAGCGGATGGTCCGCGCGATCGCGAACCCGCACGTCGACGTCCTCGGCCACTGCACCGGCCGGTTGATCACCGGCGGCCGCGGTACCCGTCCCGAGTCGGAGTTCGACCCCGAGGTGGTGTTCGAGGCCTGCCGTCAGTTCGGTACGGCGGTCGAGATCAACTCCCGCCCCGAACGCCTCGACCCGCCGAAACGCCTGCTGTCGCTGGCGGTCGAGATGGGCTGCATGTTCTCGATCGACACCGACGCGCACGCACCCGGTCAGCTCGACTGGCAGGTCTACGGCTGCGAGCGCGCCGAGGACTGCGGCGTCACCCCTGACCGGGTCATCAACACCTGGGACCAGCAGCAACTCCTGGAATGGACCGCATCATGA